In Rana temporaria chromosome 3, aRanTem1.1, whole genome shotgun sequence, a single window of DNA contains:
- the LOC120930582 gene encoding homeobox protein siamois-like → MDTELDQVLCTVLSLEEDYLTMSPPLRFQDNFTSTPCISPDDFLATQIQKDLQDSITLQQEMLEIYTLFGIQQEAHDKNSIILKEHKYIINQNPLKRKLEEVENAGSKQPRVQIEDFPNSNTNKRCIRRTNYTNEQTTFLMNEFARNPYPNFTKRCRIAKIIGISEPKIQVWFQNRRARYLPKHKNPQYIQGRHFSTPEDLSNIFQNGYQILQINGHYQIPENMWRV, encoded by the exons ATGGATACTGAGCTGGACCAAGTTCTCTGCACTGTGCTTTCTCTAGAAGAAGATTATCTAACAATGTCTCCTCCCCTGAGGTTCCAGGACAACTTCACTAGCACTCCATGCATCTCTCCTGATGATTTCTTAGCTACACAAATCCAGAAAGATCTACAAGACTCCATCACTCTACAACAAGAGATGCTGGAAATTTACACACTCTTCGGAATCCAACAAGAAGCACATGACAAAAACTCTATAATCCTTAAGGAACATAAGTACATAATTAATCAAAATCCATTAAAAC GAAAGTTGGAAGAAGTTGAGAATGCAGGATCCAAGCAACCCAGAGTCCAGATTGAGGATTTCCCGAACAGCAACACAAATAAACGATGCATAAGGAGGACAAACTACACAAATGAGCAGACTACCTTCCTGATGAATGAGTTTGCCCGTAACCCCTATCCAAACTTTACAAAGAGATGTCGTATTGCCAAGATAATTGGGATTTCAGAACCTAAaatacag GTTTGGTTCCAGAACCGAAGAGCAAGATATCTCCCAAAACATAAGAACCCTCAGTACATACAAGGTAGACACTTCTCAACTCCAGAAGATCTTTCCAACATTTTTCAGAATGGATACCAGATTCTGCAAATCAATGGACATTACCAGATTCCAGAAAACATGTGGAGGGTGTAA
- the LOC120930583 gene encoding homeobox protein siamois-like, with protein MDTELDQVLGTVLSLEEDYPIMSPPLRFQDNFTSTQCISPDGFLPTESQTRLQDSSTLQQKLLAMYTLLGLQQEARAKKNIVLKEPTNKDTIIQNPLKRKLEEDENEGCKQPRVNIKDFQNSNSKAQCRKRTNFNEEQTAFLMNEFDRNPYPNFTKRCHIANITGISEPRIQVWFQNRRARHLSKDMKSQSPRGSQFSTPRDLPNIFQNQYQNLQINGHFQIPGNMRML; from the exons ATGGATACTGAGCTGGACCAAGTTCTCGGCACTGTGCTTTCTCTAGAAGAAGACTATCCAATAATGTCTCCTCCCCTGAGGTTCCAGGACAACTTCACTAGCACCCAATGCATCTCTCCTGATGGTTTCTTACCTACAGAAAGCCAAACTCGTCTACAAGACTCCTCCACCCTACAACAAAAGCTGCTGGCAATGTATACTCTCTTGGGGCTCCAACAAGAAGCACGGGCCAAAAAAAACATAGTCCTCAAGGAGCCTACAAATAAGGACACCATTATTCAGAATCCATTAAAAA GAAAGTTGGAAGAAGATGAGAACGAAGGATGCAAGCAACCCAGAGTCAATATTAAGGATTTCCAGAACAGCAACTCCAAAGCACAATGTAGAAAGAGGACAAACTTCAATGAGGAGCAGACTGCCTTCCTGATGAATGAGTTTGATCGTAACCCCTATCCAAACTTCACAAAGAGGTGCCATATTGCCAATATAACTGGGATTTCTGAACCCAGAATACAG GTTTGGTTCCAGAACAGAAGAGCAAGACATCTCTCAAAAGATATGAAATCCCAAAGCCCCCGGGGTAGTCAGTTCTCAACTCCCAGAGATCTTCCCAACATTTTTCAGAATCAATACCAGAATCTACAAATCAATGGACATTTCCAGATCCCAGGAAACATGAGGATGCTGTAA
- the LOC120930584 gene encoding homeobox protein siamois-like — protein MDTDLDQVLCTVLSLEEDYPTMSTPPRFQDNFSRTPSISPDGFLPTESQTDLQDSSTIQQKLLEIYTLLGLQQEARAKKSITSKEPANKHTINRNPLKRKLEEDENEGCKQPRVNIQNFQNSNSKAQCRKRTNFNEEQTAFLMNEFDRNPYPNFSKRCHIANITGISEPRIQVWFQNRRARHLSKDMKSQSPQGSQFSTPRDLPNIFQNQYQNLQINGHFQMPGNMRMLN, from the exons ATGGATACTGATCTGGACCAAGTTCTCTGCACTGTGCTTTCTCTAGAAGAAGACTATCCAACAATGTCTACTCCCCCAAGGTTCCAGGACAACTTCTCTAGGACTCCAAGCATCTCTCCTGATGGTTTCTTACCTACAGAAAGCCAAACTGATCTACAAGACTCCTCCACCATACAACAAAAGCTGCTGGAAATTTATACCCTCTTGGGGCTCCAACAAGAGGCACGGGCCAAAAAATCCATAACCTCCAAGGAGCCTGCAAATAAGCACACTATTAATCGGAATCCATTAAAAA GAAAGTTGGAAGAAGATGAGAATGAAGGATGCAAGCAACCCAGAGTCAATATTCAGAATTTCCAGAACAGCAACTCCAAAGCCCAATGTAGAAAGAGGACAAACTTCAACGAGGAGCAGACTGCCTTCTTGATGAATGAGTTTGATCGTAACCCCTATCCAAATTTCTCAAAGAGGTGCCATATTGCTAATATAACTGGGATTTCTGAACCCAGAATACAG GTTTGGTTCCAGAACAGAAGAGCAAGACATCTCTCAAAAGATATGAAATCCCAAAGCCCCCAGGGTAGTCAGTTCTCAACTCCCAGAGATCTTCCCAACATTTTTCAGAATCAATACCAGAATCTACAAATCAATGGACATTTCCAGATGCCAGGAAACATGAGGATGCT AAACTGA